The Entelurus aequoreus isolate RoL-2023_Sb linkage group LG11, RoL_Eaeq_v1.1, whole genome shotgun sequence genome includes the window CTACTTGTATTCAATCTTATAAGCAAATTCAAAAGGCCTACTATAACAACAGTTCCTGAAGAACTGTGGACCAGCAGAGGGCAAGGACTTAGGGCAGCCATGGCCATGATGTAGGCTCCAAATCCTGTCCCAGACACAGTCAGAAAACACATGAAGACGAGTGACCTGGAAAGACATTCATGTTATTGTTTCTTGAGCCTGACATGCTATGATGGCTTGATTAGTCAAGCTCACCTGATAGGCATGAACATGGCAATGAAACAGGCCACTGGGTTGGAGACAGCTGCCATGGCGGCAGCCAGATGATAGGCTTTGTTCCCGTACGGCAGACAGGAGTAAGACTGCACCGATGGCAGCACCGCGTTGGTCAGAGCATTCACCCATGCCAGTACCACAAAGATAAAAAAGACCTCAAAGTTGCTGTAAGTGCCCTTGCCAAAGGAGCTGCGAGGTTCCCTCTTTGAAGATTCTAATGGATCTATCATTGGCTTTTGTTCCGGTGTTTGAGCGTGCAGAGAGAAACCTTGCTCTTTCTTGCCAGGCGTCAATTCTTCACTAAAATACATGATGTCGTTTTTCTTTTCCCGAGCCACAGCCGGGTGATGATTGAGTAAAGTGAAGGCTATCAGGCAAACCACCATCATGGCGCTGAGAAACAGGAAGAAGATCTGAGCAGAAAATTTGGATGGTTGATAGATGGCTTGTAGCTCCCCACTCCCAGGGGATGTTTGGTTGAATGTGTCTGTCAAAGTGGCATTCTGACAATGGACGACACCAACGCCTTGAATAAGAGCCACCAGCGCAGGCACCAGTCCACTGAGTCCTTCACCTGTAAAGTAAGTGGTGAGGTATTGGGGGCGCAGGCGCATCATGAAAGGCAGGAAAGTGACAGAGGAGGTGCAGTCCACGACAGACAGCAGGAAGCATAATATCAAAAGGGGCACACTGTGCAAGGCGCCCCCTACTGTCACGGTGTGCTTCCAAAAAAAAGCTAAAAGGAACGTGGCAATGATTCCCAACACCACAATGGAGTAGACAACTGGCCGCTCATCCAGCACACCTGGACGAAAGCGGTGCATCAGGGTGATGAACAGGGGTCCTACATTGGCCATCTGGATGAGGACAGTGAGGTAGGATGGCAGGTACCAACCCTCTGGGATCTGTGGTACGATCAGTGGGAGCTCCACCCACATTCCGTTGATGGCTACCCAGGAGCCCATGCCAAACAAGCATGCCAGCACATGAGTCAGCAGTGACATAATGGCAGTTTAGAGGGAAGGAAATCAGGAAACAGCTGGAGATTGACACAATCTGAAACACACAATTAAGAAACTTTGATCAGTTGAGTTTTTGACTACAATCACAGAATTTGATCATTTAATATTCTCGGGGGTGCGGgtacctatcccagctgcattcgggcggaaggcgggttacaccctggacaagtctctacctcatcgcagggccaacacagatagacaacattcacactcacattcacacactagaacaAATTTAGTGTTGACAATTAACCTACAGtatcccaaggtgcatgtctttgggggtgggaggaagtcgaagtacccggagggaacccacaattATTTTCCTTAAattacgaactataagccgcttcttttttcctatgctttgaacttTGCAGTTTATAAAACGATGAGGTAAATTTCCGGATTTTTTTTGCGTTTAGTggtgctgctttctcgcttccttgctccctagtAGTTtaatgtagatcataaatcatgcatctcacctggacagaagaagtctgggtggtattccgacaagttggtacacttcgaCAGCCATTAAGGACCCGGAACTGGCAAGAACGGCACGAAAAGTTGCTTGGTCCCCCCCATCCTGtctcttcgtgaggattatggtcattcttcatttaaatggggatatatgaacatcccagcagtcagcatcctaatgacagcagacattgcaaagtaagtgatgttttattatgttttttggctctcgtgacctatgcttaaaatgatcaaaataggtcaatattaaatattattataaatgtgcccgttactacattagatatacacttacatcatgtatttggATGTGCGAAATTGCATGGTTCCTattagctccattgtaagcaaacttttaaatcgcatttatttaatctttagaatgcatcaaaaaaataATATCCTTCGTCATATCTCTcattatgattgtgaatgatgacgcaaaattccaaaaaaaagtgcagatcccGTTTAAGGGGACATTTTAAACATCAGCAGAAACTTGAAAATAATTTAGCTTTAACAATAGTGTTAAATACACGGACATGGTTTCTGGACAGCTACTGCCGCTGCAACAGAGCACACATGGTGTAAGTGCCGTGATCTGTCctaataatacacacatgttggaattgggggttaaatcaccaaaatgattcctgagcgtgaccaccgctgctgctcactgctcccctcacctcccaggggtatggaacaaggggatgggtcaaatgcagagggtaatttcaccacacctagtgtgtgtgtaactatcaatggtactttaactttatgttaaaagtgcaatttcaaggTTAAAGAAGAAAAATGTTACAAGcagaaaatacaattatttaaactatgttccctaaaatacacattaaggccataaattgtgttttatcaggtaaatcgattaatcgaacaaacctATCAatagattactggattactaaaataatagaTAGCTGAAGCCTTCTCTGTCAGCCCAATAAggacaaaaggaatagaaaatggATGATCAAAAGATGACCTACTACTATATATTCATTCAACACATAATATAAGCTAATGTTTGGGTAATATTTAGCTAGCACAGATACACCTCTCAGCATGTAGTGTAATACTGTTAATTCATGAcatatagtctttttttttttttttaactacaataACAATACAGGTATAAGCTAAATAAAACTTGACATAGTTAAATTGAGGTTGTACTTGACCTTCCTGGGTTCTCCTCCTGTGGTGAAGGATGCCATGAACTTTCACACACTAACACACTGCTCCCATACACACTAACACACTGCTCCCAAACACACTAACACACTGCTCCCATACACACTGCTCCCATACACACTAACACACTGCTCCCATACACACTAACACACTGCTCCCATACACACTAACACACTGCTCCCATACACACTAACACACTGCTACCATACACACTAACACACTGCTACCATACACACTAACACACTGCTACCATACACACTAACACACTGCTCCCATACACACTAACACACTGCTACCATACACACTAACACACTGCTACCATACACACTAACACACTGCTACCATACACACTAACACACTGCTACCATACACACTAACACACTGCTCCCATACACACTAACACACTGCTACCATACACACTAACACACTGCTACCATACACACTAACACACTGCTCCCATACACACTAACACGCTGCTACCATACACACTAACACACTGCTCCCATACACACTAACACACTGCTCCCATACACACTAACACACTGCTCTAACACCCGTTTTTATGAAACCCCACATTAATTCTCATTCATAATGAACAAGGAAACattcaaaataaacaaaatatatcaCCTTACTGTAGTTGCGTGACAAAGCAGCTCAGCTCTGCTATTCTCTTTTCAAAGCCCCTCTACTCCATTGTGACTTTGTTGGGTTACATCAGTCAGTCCCCTTCTCCCCGTTTCTCCTCCACGCCGGCTTACGTTACTTCCGTGTTTCTGCTGCCTTTGACAGTTAGGGGCGGGGCTGCACATGCGCACGCGTTCTCTCGGCCGCCATGCCACTTTGGAGGGATGGAGGAGGGAGGAGAATAGAAGGGGAGTGAATGGGAATGTGTCCTTTGCATCGTTTTTCCTCATACCTCAAATTTAAAGCTGCCTACACCGGAGTTTAGTGTCAGTAGCCTGAAAATGTAAAGATTGAAATAAGTCCAAAGTAAACTAATTAAACCCAAATCCAATTGCATTGCTTAGTCatttatggatatatatatatatatatatatatatatatatatatatatatatattgcttagtcatttatggatatatatatatatatatatatatatatatatatatatatatatatatatatatatatatatatatatatatatgtatatatccataaaTGACTAAgcaatgctatatatatatatacatatatatatatatatatatatatatatatatatatatatatatatatatatatatatatatatatatatatatatatacatacactttttttccccacacatacatattacgctctaccacagtatcgagcactattttttttttggataatctaattaagacatatatatatatatatatatacaaatatatatatatatatatatatatatatatatatatatatatatatatatatatatatatatatatatatatatatatatatatatatatatatatatatatttgtatatatatatatatatatatatatatatatatatatatatatatgcatatatatatatatatatatatatatatatatatatatatatatatatatatatatatatatatatatatatatatacacatatatatacatatatacacatacacatatatatacatacatacatacatatatacatacatacatgcatacatatatacatactgtacatatatatgtgtatatattttatatatacatacatacacatatatacatatatatatatatatatatacatatatatttatatatacatatacacttatatatatacatatatatatatatatatatatatatatatatatatatatatatatacatatatatatatatatatatatatatatatatatatatatatatatatatatatatatatatatatatatatgtacatatatataaattatatgtatatatatatatatatatatatatatatatatatatatatatatatatatatatatacacttatatatatatatacatatatatggacatatatataaattatatatatatatatgtacaaatatataaattatatatatatatatatgtatatatatatatatatatatatatatatatatatatatgtatgtatatgtatatgtacatactgtatatataaattatatatatatatatatatatatatatatatatatatatatatatatatatatatatatatatatatatatatatatatatatatatatatatatatatatgtatacgtacatactgtatatataaattatatatatatatatatatatatatatatatatatatacatatattatatatacatatatatatatatatatatatatatatatatatatatatatatatatatatatatatatatatatatatatatatatatatatatatatatatatatatatatatatgtacaaatatataaattatatatatatatatatatatatatatatatatatatatatatatatatatatgtatatgtacatactgtatatatatatatatatatatatatatatatatatatatatatgtatatgtacatactgtatatatatatatatatatatatatatatatatatatatatatatatatatatatatatatatatatatatatatatgtgtacatatatatatatatatatatatgtatatgtatatgtacatactgtatatatatatatatatatatatatatatatatatatatatatatatatatatatatatatatataaatatatatatatgtgtacatatatatatatatatatatatatatatatatatatatatatatatatatatatatatatatatatatatatatatatatatatatgtatatatatatatatatatatatatatatatatatatatatatatatatatatatatatatatatatatatatatatatatatatatatatatatatatatatatactataaactctaattattctaaaaaaaaaattacggttACATTGAAGTTTTTGTATGGATTATTCTATTCATCACTAGTATGAAAAAAATGctataacacttttaaaaactGAATGTGGCGTGAATAAATGAGTTTTAACTGTAAAAACCAAGCAactgaatccattattattatccatccatcttctatcacATGTTTCTCTCAAAGAAGGCAGGGGCCACCCTgaaccatctcatcgcagggacaacacagataggcagacaacattcacacacacgtgaa containing:
- the LOC133660265 gene encoding riboflavin transporter 2-like is translated as MSLLTHVLACLFGMGSWVAINGMWVELPLIVPQIPEGWYLPSYLTVLIQMANVGPLFITLMHRFRPGVLDERPVVYSIVVLGIIATFLLAFFWKHTVTVGGALHSVPLLILCFLLSVVDCTSSVTFLPFMMRLRPQYLTTYFTGEGLSGLVPALVALIQGVGVVHCQNATLTDTFNQTSPGSGELQAIYQPSKFSAQIFFLFLSAMMVVCLIAFTLLNHHPAVAREKKNDIMYFSEELTPGKKEQGFSLHAQTPEQKPMIDPLESSKREPRSSFGKGTYSNFEVFFIFVVLAWVNALTNAVLPSVQSYSCLPYGNKAYHLAAAMAAVSNPVACFIAMFMPIRSLVFMCFLTVSGTGFGAYIMAMAALSPCPLLVHSSSGTVVIVLVWILFVLCLSYVKVIIGVILRDEGHSALVWCGAVVQLGSMVGALSMFPLVSVYGLFKSGDACNTKCPM